The following is a genomic window from Neodiprion lecontei isolate iyNeoLeco1 chromosome 4, iyNeoLeco1.1, whole genome shotgun sequence.
TGTTGTTCATTTTCTCAAGTTTTTGCATAATATTAcacattgatataatatatacaaatcTAGTTTTCAATCATTTGAATACAATCAATTATTGTTGTAACTATGGCattatctttattattataagaTATTATGTAATCCAATTACCACTGAGCAGGCCTATATTATGAATTCGAACACCCAAATAATGCTTGAAAACACCCTGATACCACTATATAAATCATCACTACAaagtatagtaataataattatacttgaaaatacgaaaaatacgGTCGCGTATGTAATATGATATTAATTTGTTAAGAGAGAATATTATAGTAATATTCAAAACGTTGATTACATGGAATTACGCTGTAATTATACATACTTCTATGAAATTAGGAACTATAAATTATGCTATTTTAATGTTTTAATTAATTCTATGAAAACTTacgattataattaattaaaacgcTACGATCGTGTAACTCGATTCATTCTGATTAtacaaattgaaaagaaataataatcatgaactattaaattttcaatttaaaattacaaCGCTCTATACGGCTAATTGATTTTCGCTTTCATATATTACCTTGCATATTTATATCTAGTAAGCGTTATATTGATAAATACAGTTAACCAATAGCtatgattgtaaaaaaaaaaaaaaaaagaaagaaaaggaaatgaaTGTAACTTACTCAGACTAATGTTAAGTAACATGAAATGTATACTATAAGCGCTAATAGAATTCCATTATATTGTAAATCAGAcgtaaacaataataaaattgtaaaaaggAAATTATCGACCGATTGCAGGAGATTCAATTTTTCCTTTGTAAGATTTTTCAACTCTCATCCCCTTTCATAAATTAATGTGTGTTCACGATACtcatatatttcaatttattttgttttattattccggttcatatttttatttctcagtGTATCATATcaagtaattaaaataaaataatcatgcGGAATGACTCCATACGTTTATTATAAATACCGTTATCGGCGAGAGTAAGGTGAATGAAAAGGTATAAGTATATAGTAGAAAAAATACTTGAGAACCGAATAAATGTAAACACGACGCGTTACTTAACACCGCGTTCGGCTAGCCAGAAGAGTAAGCCCCTGATTCTGACTTATTTTGCAGTCGTGACAGTAACTATTCAGTAATTCAGTCTTCCTATATGgcttacaaatatcgttatatCTCTAATTCTATTGATCTAGTTGACAGTTGTAATACGTGTTGTAATACGAAATACGTGTAACCTAAACTCTGGCTAGACCTTGTAGTTATTCGCAGGTAGAAAAGAATCAAAATCGGTTCAGTAGTTCTCGAGTTATAAGCGATCGTACGAATAAAGAAGCAGAGAGACGTTGAGTTGTATATCCCGCGTCTTTTTGTGGATGCGCACCACACGGAATCTGATCAACTCCGAGGACTCCGAGTTTCGCCTGGGCGACACCAGCCGCGCGACACTGAACTATAATACAACTCGACGTCTCAAATGCGCACTGACTGCTGTGGTAAGTCATGGTACGACAAAGGTACGAAAGCCTAACGGTCGCCACTAAGGTCATGTAGTACTCCTAcatattattacaatattctacccttaccgaccgagcaaactcagcCTTTTTAttcctatattaaataaacaaactaaTGGAAtgggttcaaatttcgacagTGCAGGGCTCTTTTGTAGCGAAATTCAAGACAGTTACTTATGTCCCGAAAGtcgtaaaaaaatatgcagtTTTTTTACAGGTGTTACCGTTGACGGAGGCGACGCAGGATACGCCGCGCTTGAGGCTTTTCTTTGATTTCGGGTCTCTCTGTGCGTGGTTCAACTGGCCAAATTCTGCACTCGTGTTTCTTCTCTAGCTTCGCATAGTTTCGGCTGACGGTGGCGCCGCAGCTATTTACGGCCGCGTGCTTCTGTGGTGCTTCTTTCACTCTCCGTAGAGACGTAAACATGGCTCCGGTAAGTTTTTGATCCATTGCGAAATTACGTATTATGTATGATAAGTTGAgtgttaattaaaaataaatataaaatataagggAGAAACACTGATGTTGATGTATCTTCATTTGTGGTGTAAAGAATCTCCGACGATTCCTGAAATAAAATCGGATCCCATCACGGAACTGATCCGGTGTCGATCCGTCATCACACGCATCTGGTCGCCTGCACCATGCTTTCAGTTTTCTTGTAGGATATTCTCGGGCTTTAACGGCACACCACTTCCCTCATTAATCTCAAGTAATCAAAAATTGTGTTTTACAGGTTGTACCGAAGAAGGCCCCAGGGCAAGCTGCGAAAAAGCAGAACCTGCGTGGCAAGGgccaaaagaagaagaaggtgtCTCTAAAGTTTACAATCGACTGCACTCACCCTGTCGAAGACAACATCATGGATGTTGCCAACTTCGTAAGTTGTATTACTTTTACCCCTTATGTACTGTTCACTTGTTTAATGCTCTGTGAATTACCTTAGTACTGCTCGATCCTAACCTCTGAAACCTCGGATCTTAACTCCTTCTCAAGCTATGAACAATAACTGTAACATTTGTTCCGTTATCTTTCTTGTATATACCCGTCAACGTAGTTGTATTGCTTTATGCCTGACCATAGAAACTGTAATTCATACACTTTTACTCAAATTAGATTAGCCACAACGACTGGAAGAAATCTGGGCATCGTGCAATTCAGTATACATTGCAAACACTGCGCTCTTGGTCACAgatgctttgaaattttacgtaTGTAGTGTCTCGTGAGCAAACCTGGTAtcattatttctataattgCAGGAGAAGTATCTTCACGAGCGAATCAAGGTTAATGGCAAAACTGGAAACTTTGGAAACAATGTAAATTTGGAGCGCAACAAGATGAAACTCTCTGTTAACAGTGATGTTCCATTCTCCAAAAGGTGTGTTACCGCCATGTATTTCATGGTTTGAATGTGCCTCATCTATTGCTACAGAAAAGTGTATTTGCACAATGGATGTGGCACTTATGACATATGAATAATTCTCCTCTATTTGATCGTTAGATACTACTACAAACGATTATTTACCGCTCCTTAGACTGAACTCAGTTCAGATACCGATATTTGCACTAATTtggaaacgttttttttcagGTACTTGAAATACTTGACTAAGAAGTACCTTAAGAAGAATAAATTGCGTGACTGGCTTCGTGTCGTCTCAAAAGACAAGGATACCTATGAACTGAGGTACTTCCAGATAAACAGCCAAGAAGATGACGACGAGGATGATGCCGAATAAACGAAATTGTTTACATCTATTTGCGCTTATTGACGGTCTTTACCAACATCTGTAcataaatattgttcaaataataaatgccGTTAATATGCAAGTCGACCTATAGCTTGTTCTGATATCCAAGAGACTCGTCTATCTTCCAACTGAATATCTGACCCGTTACATTGGCTAGCCAGTGATACCGGTgtgttgaattgaaattagCGAAACGTGGCTAAAATCATTTTCCATATTCATCGAATCTAGTTAAGCAGCGAATGGCGTTTCTACGTCTAAGTACAGAACGAGAATGTTGCAACGTCATTCGTCATCGCGTAACGGCGCAGTAATACATCCTTCGTTCCTTCATAACCTGAACGCTTTATAAACAGAGACCCATAAAGAATagtgaaatttattctaaatatagttgatatttcattttcagttATGGTCTATTTACACTCACGTAAGATGAATAGGATTCTTATCGATTTCACGACTTGGGTGATGGAGGGGGAGGACTATTTTACTCCGCGCAGTAAAGTCGCAGTCCAGTCCGCGCGGCGTTCAGCGTTCAGTTGACGCACGGCAATTGTTGTGACAGTTAGTGGTCCAGTCGTAAAAGCAGTTTTAGTCGTCTCCATTCGAAATCTATCGGGAAAagtatttttgtttgtatcaataaaattgaaaaatgaagtttCAATACAAGGAGGAGCATCCATTCGAGAAAAGGAAGGCGGAGGGCGAGAAAATCAGGCGAAAATATCCTGACCGTGTTCCCGTAAGTTTCATGAAAGTAAATTTCTGTCTCAAGTGAAGAACCTGGTATCTACCTACATTGAGTTTCAACGTGTCTATACGTTACTTTCAATATAGTCAGCTGCTAACCAAGGAAAGACATTTGTCACCGTTACGTAAAAAGAAGTTGAGAACCCAACTACGGCAACGTAACTTGCGAGCCATAATGACGCggatttattttccaacgaTCGCGTCTACTCCTCACACTGACTACCGTCTGCTGGTTATTATATCTATTCTTTGTTGGGACGTCGCGTTTTGCTTGCCATTTATGCAATCCGGCTGATGCCAGATACACACGATGTCCAAGGTCGATGCCTTGGGTATACATTCGCTGAGATGCTATTCTGCGTCGTATTTTTGGAACAGTTAGCATTTTTCAGCGCCatttctctttgttttttcttactcTCTCTAGTCTCTTCTAGTTTTTGAACAATATCTTTCAACCACCGCCGAATTCTTTGTGTAATACCAACTTTTCATTCTGAATATCTACTATCGATTACAGTGTTGAAATTACGCGCAATGTTGTATGCGGCACAATGCCTGCAGATTTCAGTTTCGTCGTTTTGTATTCATTGCCTCGCTTGCGACCTACGTAATTATTCCGATGCTTTTTTAGAGCAAAAAGAAAGTagtagaaaatgaagaaaattcgTGGAAAAGAGAGATAAAAATCAATTGCGTCATTTTCCAGAGCTCTGATAATATTGTTCCTCTTGCAGTTAACTAGAGAATATTATTCAATGCGTGGATAAACAATGCGATTTTTAACCACAATATTAATTCGTATGATCTCTGATAAGATAAAACGGGGCTTAGTACGAACATAATAACTGTGTATATTAAACTAGTTTCCTAATGGTGCAACTTAACATTCTAATATCCTGCTAGTAGTGCTTTCAcggaatatgtataattacgtTAGGTTTATGGAACCGTGCAATTTAGTGTATTTGCAGGCTGGTATAATAGTGTAATCCTTTGTGCCAAAAATCACTAACCGTGTGCAAATATGTCACATTTACCAGCTTggatttacttttttctacatttatttttgtctAAGTTTCCTGTATACATACCAAATATACTATTGCGCAAGCTTCGAACCCCGATGAATGTTTAAAACAACAAGCTGGTCATGCACTATTCACGTTAATTTTGTCTTGAAGTTATCTGCAATTGAACTATTCTTTCTGCCTATTACTTATTTATTCTTTGCGAGATTTTTCCTGACAAAGAGAGCCGTGaatgttttttgttgtttttgaaCGAAATCGTAGATCAGACATTACTGTATAGCACTACGCGAATGCTAATTTTCTATACAGACATCTTCTGTTCGTTGGAACTAGGTTATCGTTGAGAAAGCTCCCAAGGCGAGAATCGGTGACCTTGATAAAAAGAAGTACCTTGTACCTTCCGACTTGACAGTCGGACAGTTTTACTTCCTGATTCGTAAGCGTATTCACCTGCGTCCCGAGGATgccctcttcttctttgtcAACAACGTCATTCCACCTACCAGTGCAACAATGGGGGCTCTCTACCAGGTAAATTGGCCGGCAAAACTCTAgatttcaactttcaaatAAAGGCCTaaatcttttttattcaaacttgCACTGTTATGCAATTTACTTACCATGTTGAGATGCATATATTATACTACATCGTACCATTTAAATTTTTAGGAGCACCATGAAGAGGATTTCTTTCTCTACATAGCGTACAGCGATGAGAATGTCTATGGAAATTAGAGGGAATTAATAGTAAACCCACCTACTGCTACAAGTTTATGGATGcaatttgatttaaattaaACAATTGAAACTTACCATCTTTGACTTAGTCTACATTTGTAGAGGCTTTAAAGAAGAggtttagaaaaaaagaaaccatatgcaatgaaaaaaaaaaaaaattagcaaaaaGTATGATGATGAGAATCGTATTGTATTTCTGTATCAACTGATTAAAAGTGACCAGAGAATCTAAATACTTTGTAATTGAtttgtgtaaattttattatattttagtaattttttctgtctaagtttcattttgtacaatttttttgtcacttgTGTATGAAGTCATGTTAACCGTTAGCTGGGACACCAGGATACGAGATGACCCCACCCAATTTAGTTCCGATTTTAGCCTTGGCATCTTCTACTCTTAGTTTGAGGCAAAAGTGCATCATGACTTTTACTAAACTAtatcgtttcaattttcaaaataaacacCTTTTTATCAGCAACGACTatcaaatgatttatttagTTCAAACAGTATACCTTAAGTGTATTGGAtaaaactttaaaatttttttggaattacacatttttttctcaaaatgacCCGTACTATCGTTTGAAAGATGGATTGAAAACTCTCTGGTCATTTCTGCTAATTAAAATAACCAATTGTTTACTCATGATATGCATTGTAGTGGTTGGGGTCTTTAACGCCTCCAGTGTGCTAACTGTGTTATTCTGGTAATGTGTGCCAGCTATGGATTAAAAATCATCGAAACGAAGTTAtgcaaatttttgttcaaatagtAAATAGTTGAAGCTCctgaatgaattgaaaatctgGAAAATAACGTACAGCCAAATTAAGTACTGATGAAATGCAACTAATGTCTTCAAATTGTACCATCAAATTATCATTTAAAATATCGGTGTTTAgcgcaaaaattatttttattgttatatcaCATAATGATCATTGTTGGacgagatagaaaaaaaaattacgattcaACCTTTATGTGatacaattattttgtttgtagGCTTGGACTATCGTGTATAGTTTAACTTACCTTAAGTGATATTTAagtaattaaagaaaaataaataacaaaaatgaagaaaagttAAGTTTAAATgtaaaagagaagagaaaattttttgtaaggGCTGGTCGTGggccaataaaaaaaatatgtaaaactGCACAAGCATCTTGTCGTTGTTTCCCCATTCGATGATCGACACCTTTGAtctggggaaaaaaattgaaccacAGAGTCTATTTCATCATGGACGGGTTCTTAAACTCTAGGATGAAAAgttattcatatattttactTGGTTGTCGTTAGATTTTTATTGACCCAAAATGTTAACAGTAACTACAAACGATATATAGACGGATTGCGAGTAGCTTTAATTAATTCTTGAAGAGATCTGAGGTTCTTAATCAATTTAAGTATTACAATACACTATTAGACATATTGTCATTATACGAAGTAGTACATTATCCccgtctatttatttattattacaaattacatACTACAAGAAGTACATGATCAGaatgtgtttgttttttcactgCCTGTAACGTACAAATGAATAACAGAAAAGAAGGGATTAATTACAGTATAATCAGATCATCATTTTCCGTCAGTTGATTCAGATATGAATGTAAGTTATTCactttaatcatttttatttttttttttgaaattattcgttACTAAAATACAAAATCTTCCTGTATATACAGATATAGTCTTTTACAGTCTTACATGCATATACCATAGACACTATatcacatacatacatgtgctataataaattttatcgacaAATATTCGACATTATATAACTGGTATTTGGTATAAGACATTCGAATCGATTATATTGAAATAGTGACAAACAATCTGAGGTGCTTTCATCAAATATACGTGCAACAGTATAACGTTGCATTTGattcatataaaaaattggtCGCAGCATGTTTTATATGttcaaatatgtatttttatttttaaattcctcATGCAAAATCAGCATTGTTGGGTACCGGCTGCGACATATCTTCGTACTCCTGCCTTCCAAAAcctaatgaaacaaaaatcaaatgCATACCAAATAATTGTCGATTGATAATTGGTACTCGGTGGAAATTTTGTAGgtatttgtatacatacagtAAATTTCTCTGTATAAATCCTTAAGCTGTAATAGAAACGACAGGAGTGGGCCGCTTACCCATGGCTGGATTACTTGCAAACATAGTTGAGAGAGTGCCTCCTCTGGCTTGACCAATCTGAAGTAGGGAATAGCTAGACAGGACTCGTATAATCAAATTGATGATCATCATGGCTGCACAAAATTTGACCCATGCACCTATAAGGTGTTGCGATCATATTGAAACATCTTCTGCTCGGGCAGGGTTTATAGGggaaattacttttttttttacatcattacTCTGCACGAATTAGTTTGTTAGTATCGAGCTTAATATTCATTTAGATCTTTTTGTT
Proteins encoded in this region:
- the LOC107224000 gene encoding 60S ribosomal protein L22, which translates into the protein MAPVVPKKAPGQAAKKQNLRGKGQKKKKVSLKFTIDCTHPVEDNIMDVANFEKYLHERIKVNGKTGNFGNNVNLERNKMKLSVNSDVPFSKRYLKYLTKKYLKKNKLRDWLRVVSKDKDTYELRYFQINSQEDDDEDDAE
- the LOC107224005 gene encoding gamma-aminobutyric acid receptor-associated protein, encoding MKFQYKEEHPFEKRKAEGEKIRRKYPDRVPVIVEKAPKARIGDLDKKKYLVPSDLTVGQFYFLIRKRIHLRPEDALFFFVNNVIPPTSATMGALYQEHHEEDFFLYIAYSDENVYGN